Proteins from one Neodiprion fabricii isolate iyNeoFabr1 chromosome 5, iyNeoFabr1.1, whole genome shotgun sequence genomic window:
- the LOC124183345 gene encoding centromere protein L-like isoform X2, producing the protein MSDHHSEVTTPQSKTFRNSSTMFTPYTPGRAQRRMQFDPRSRHTVVDIEDPDAEDNIDDALLDLIKLTWNISAVSPLFGLDIKDDVRLKQYSKKLREMVATSLYKDNVSYEAKFTPMHHLVCSPSDPPAVKVEVHSKDDEQDTEMKQIYLGIFLSWGPRSDVEAENIKLPILLNRGLQGVAQAVHSTLSQMFDCTITAMPASQEDLMWLTTIVLNSDVAESRSTKKTAQYELILEYTIPELPASDLIKVKFPLKTMKTLWSKICPTHLSATNDNEQVASIIDLSQVNRFFECLRIKMLKSASLELGYCLLEKISLPNFTIKSNKMKVTDIEAIDRVLWFFQEKAVLHFQAPIPIRNEEC; encoded by the exons ATGTCAGATCACCACTCAGAAGTAACAACGCCGCAGAGCAAAACGTTTCGAAACAGCTCCACTATGTTTACTCCTTATACCCCTGGTCGTGCTCAGCGCAGAATGCAATTTGACCCAAGATCCAGGCATACCGTCGTTGACATAGAAGACCCTGATGCCGAAGATAACATAGACGATGCTTTGTTAG ATTTGATTAAACTCACCTGGAATATCTCGGCAGTATCACCTTTATTCGGTCTCGACATTAAAGATGACGTGAGATTAAAACAGTACTCCAAAAAACTCAGAGAAATGGTGGCAACCTCTTTGTACAAAGATAATGTATCTTACGAAGCTAAATTCACTCCTATGCATCATCTGGTATGCAGTCCTTCAGATCCTCCAGCTGTAAAG GTAGAAGTCCATTCCAAAGACGACGAACAGGATActgaaatgaaacaaatttatcTCGGAATATTTTTGTCCTGGGGTCCTAGGTCTGACGTGGAAgcagaaaatataaaattaccaaTTCTATTAAACAGAGGACTGCAAGGTGTTGCGCAGGCTGTACACTCTACATTAAGTCAGATGTTTGACTGTACAATTACAGCTATGCCAGCCAGTCAGGAAGATCTTATGTGGTTAACTACGATTGTTCTTAACTCTGATGTAGCTGAATCGCGAAGCACTAAGAAGACTGCTCAGTATGAATTAATACTAGAGTACACTATCCCTGAATTGCCGGCATCTGACTTGATCAAAGTCAAATTTCCGCTGAAGACTATGAAGACTTTGTGGTCAAA aatCTGTCCCACTCATCTGAGTGCCACAAACGATAATGAGCAAGTCGCTAGTATAATAGATCTGAGTCAGGTGAATCGGTTTTTCGAATGTCTGAGGATTAAGATGCTGAAGAGTGCTAGTCTCGAGTTGGGATATTGTTTACTGGAAAAAATTAGCTTGCCAAATTTTACCATTAAATCTAATAAG atgaaagtAACAGATATTGAAGCGATTGATCGAGTTCTTTggttttttcaagaaaaagcCGTACTTCATTTTCAAGCCCCAATCCCAATTAGGAACGAAGAGTGTTAA
- the LOC124183345 gene encoding centromere protein L-like isoform X1 — MKVDVTLKLRRNLQMSDHHSEVTTPQSKTFRNSSTMFTPYTPGRAQRRMQFDPRSRHTVVDIEDPDAEDNIDDALLDLIKLTWNISAVSPLFGLDIKDDVRLKQYSKKLREMVATSLYKDNVSYEAKFTPMHHLVCSPSDPPAVKVEVHSKDDEQDTEMKQIYLGIFLSWGPRSDVEAENIKLPILLNRGLQGVAQAVHSTLSQMFDCTITAMPASQEDLMWLTTIVLNSDVAESRSTKKTAQYELILEYTIPELPASDLIKVKFPLKTMKTLWSKICPTHLSATNDNEQVASIIDLSQVNRFFECLRIKMLKSASLELGYCLLEKISLPNFTIKSNKMKVTDIEAIDRVLWFFQEKAVLHFQAPIPIRNEEC, encoded by the exons ATGAAGGTGGATGTAACATTG AAGCTGCGCAGAAACTTACAAATGTCAGATCACCACTCAGAAGTAACAACGCCGCAGAGCAAAACGTTTCGAAACAGCTCCACTATGTTTACTCCTTATACCCCTGGTCGTGCTCAGCGCAGAATGCAATTTGACCCAAGATCCAGGCATACCGTCGTTGACATAGAAGACCCTGATGCCGAAGATAACATAGACGATGCTTTGTTAG ATTTGATTAAACTCACCTGGAATATCTCGGCAGTATCACCTTTATTCGGTCTCGACATTAAAGATGACGTGAGATTAAAACAGTACTCCAAAAAACTCAGAGAAATGGTGGCAACCTCTTTGTACAAAGATAATGTATCTTACGAAGCTAAATTCACTCCTATGCATCATCTGGTATGCAGTCCTTCAGATCCTCCAGCTGTAAAG GTAGAAGTCCATTCCAAAGACGACGAACAGGATActgaaatgaaacaaatttatcTCGGAATATTTTTGTCCTGGGGTCCTAGGTCTGACGTGGAAgcagaaaatataaaattaccaaTTCTATTAAACAGAGGACTGCAAGGTGTTGCGCAGGCTGTACACTCTACATTAAGTCAGATGTTTGACTGTACAATTACAGCTATGCCAGCCAGTCAGGAAGATCTTATGTGGTTAACTACGATTGTTCTTAACTCTGATGTAGCTGAATCGCGAAGCACTAAGAAGACTGCTCAGTATGAATTAATACTAGAGTACACTATCCCTGAATTGCCGGCATCTGACTTGATCAAAGTCAAATTTCCGCTGAAGACTATGAAGACTTTGTGGTCAAA aatCTGTCCCACTCATCTGAGTGCCACAAACGATAATGAGCAAGTCGCTAGTATAATAGATCTGAGTCAGGTGAATCGGTTTTTCGAATGTCTGAGGATTAAGATGCTGAAGAGTGCTAGTCTCGAGTTGGGATATTGTTTACTGGAAAAAATTAGCTTGCCAAATTTTACCATTAAATCTAATAAG atgaaagtAACAGATATTGAAGCGATTGATCGAGTTCTTTggttttttcaagaaaaagcCGTACTTCATTTTCAAGCCCCAATCCCAATTAGGAACGAAGAGTGTTAA
- the LOC124183347 gene encoding SREBP regulating gene protein isoform X1 → MPSWTTVVRLLRRRFVLGVIFAVSLTYCALSLLQHEKGALVESDADDDQLYFSTDKPYLWEMQVLNDDIDPDEEATSALNGSHPARNTCRNSIQGKALIVDEHGFVCTRGEVLPSGCCSEEISAANVKTEETDTNIQTLVKRERHSCQTCNAEGCCAVFEYCVSCCLRPGKANEPEIKSAYDQSRRTKKAEENVFRHRLRTLDRFQVCLATCRTSSASVRHENTYKDPHSKHCYNLLAHSANSNQRYRRDLTHILHMNNNSSPPKVALASFSTASVLSDIHLPRHVVPSNS, encoded by the exons ATGCCAAGTTGGACGACAGTGGTCAGACTGTTAAGACGTCGTTTCGTTCTTGGTGTTATATTCGCGGTTTCTCTAACTTACTGTGCGCTGAGTTTACTCCAGCATGAG AAAGGAGCTTTGGTAGAGAGCGACGCCGATGATGACCAGCTTTATTTTTCGACTGACAAACCGTACCTCTGGGAAATGCAGGTACTGAATGATGATATTGACCCCGATGAAGAGGCGACATCTGCTCTTAACGGCAGTCATCCAGCAAGAAATACTTGCCGAAATTCCATACAG GGCAAAGCACTGATTGTGGACGAACATGGATTTGTGTGTACTAGAGGTGAAGTTCTGCCATCAGGATGTTGTTCGGAAGAGATATCTGCTGCAAATGTTAAAACAGAAGAAACTGACACAAATATACAGACGTTAGTTAAACGAGAGCGTCATAGTTGCCAAACTTGCAACGCTGAAGGATGTTGCGCAGTCTTTGAATACTGCGTGTCATGTTGTTTACGCCCCGGAAAG GCAAATGAGCCAGAGATAAAATCCGCTTATGATCAGAGTCGCAGAACAAAAAAGGCAGAAGAAAATGTGTTTCGCCATCGATTGCGAACTCTTGATCGATTTCAAGTTTGTCTGGCTACGTGCCGAACTTCAAGTGCCTCGGTTAGACACGAGAATACTTACAAGGATCCACACTCCAAGCACTGCTACAACCTGCTGGCTCATAGCGCAAATTCTAATCAACGTTATAGGCGTGACCTGACCCATATTTTACATATGAATAATAACAGCAGCCCTCCAAAGGTTGCCCTTGCATCTTTTTCTACTGCCTCAGTTCTTTCCGATATCCATTTGCCCCGTCATGTCGTACCGTCAAATTCCTGA
- the LOC124183347 gene encoding SREBP regulating gene protein isoform X2: protein MPSWTTVVRLLRRRFVLGVIFAVSLTYCALSLLQHEKGALVESDADDDQLYFSTDKPYLWEMQVLNDDIDPDEEATSALNGSHPARNTCRNSIQGKALIVDEHGFVCTRGEVLPSGCCSEEISAANVKTEETDTNIQTLVKRERHSCQTCNAEGCCAVFEYCVSCCLRPGKANEPEIKSAYDQSRRTKKAEENVFRHRLRTLDRFQVCLATCRTSSASVRHENTYKDPHSKHCYNLLAHSANSNQRYRRDLTHILHMNNNSSPPKNS, encoded by the exons ATGCCAAGTTGGACGACAGTGGTCAGACTGTTAAGACGTCGTTTCGTTCTTGGTGTTATATTCGCGGTTTCTCTAACTTACTGTGCGCTGAGTTTACTCCAGCATGAG AAAGGAGCTTTGGTAGAGAGCGACGCCGATGATGACCAGCTTTATTTTTCGACTGACAAACCGTACCTCTGGGAAATGCAGGTACTGAATGATGATATTGACCCCGATGAAGAGGCGACATCTGCTCTTAACGGCAGTCATCCAGCAAGAAATACTTGCCGAAATTCCATACAG GGCAAAGCACTGATTGTGGACGAACATGGATTTGTGTGTACTAGAGGTGAAGTTCTGCCATCAGGATGTTGTTCGGAAGAGATATCTGCTGCAAATGTTAAAACAGAAGAAACTGACACAAATATACAGACGTTAGTTAAACGAGAGCGTCATAGTTGCCAAACTTGCAACGCTGAAGGATGTTGCGCAGTCTTTGAATACTGCGTGTCATGTTGTTTACGCCCCGGAAAG GCAAATGAGCCAGAGATAAAATCCGCTTATGATCAGAGTCGCAGAACAAAAAAGGCAGAAGAAAATGTGTTTCGCCATCGATTGCGAACTCTTGATCGATTTCAAGTTTGTCTGGCTACGTGCCGAACTTCAAGTGCCTCGGTTAGACACGAGAATACTTACAAGGATCCACACTCCAAGCACTGCTACAACCTGCTGGCTCATAGCGCAAATTCTAATCAACGTTATAGGCGTGACCTGACCCATATTTTACATATGAATAATAACAGCAGCCCTCCAAAG AATTCCtga